The genomic interval CACAAGCAGATAACCGCTCACCCGCGAGATCCACACGCTGTACCGAGCCATCCCGCGCAGGCGGCCGAGAGACGCGAATGCGCCCGCGATGGCGAGAAACGGTATCGAGAAGCCGATGACATACGCTGCGATGAGCGGAAGGCCAAGCGCGGCGTGCGTCGCCGTGAGCACGAGCACGGAGGACAGAATGGGTCCGATGCAAGGCGTCCATCCGGCCGCGAATGTCAGGCCGACGAGAAATAAGCCAAGGTAGCTGACTCGCCTGCTGTGACCGTGCAACTTCCATTCACGCATCAGAAGCGATGGCTTGACCACTCCCGCCAACACCAGACCCATGCCGATGACCAGGAAACCGCCCGCGACGCGAAGGATGCCCCGATACTGGATGAACGCGCGGCCCAAGGCGCTCGCGGATAGGCCAAGCGCGAAGAAAATGACAGAGAAACCCAGAACAAAGAACAGCGCGTGAGAAAACACACGTATGCGGGCCTGCCACGTGAGGAGCTGCTCGTCGGCCGGGCGGAGCGAAACGCCGGACAGATAGGACAGGTACGATGGGTAAAGCGGCAGGACACAAGGCGAGAAGAAGGAAACCAGCCCAGCTACGAACGAGATCCAAACGGTCGGTGTCATGGCGCCTCCTCGTTCCTTCCGCGCCCTGCGCCGCCATCAGCGGCTCGCGAGGGCCTGTTCCACGGCGGCCCGAAGCTCCGACGCGGAGAGCGCACCCACATGGATAGAAACCACCTTGCCTGCTTTGCTGATGACGTAGGTCATGGGTTCGGCAATCACACTGTAGGCGCGATCGAAATCTCCCTGCGTGTCGAAGAGAACGGGGTATGGGATCTGATAGCGGCGGACGAACGCCTCAGCAGCCGGGACGCTATCGAGCGAGGTCAGGTTGACCCCGAGAAACTGGACTTCAGACCCGTAGGTCCGGTACATCGAGACGAATTGGGGCGTCTCTTCGTGACACGGCGGACACCATGACGCCCAAGCGTTGAGGACCACCGGTTTCTTCCCCAGGTAGGCGGACAGCCACACGCGCTTGCCGCTCGACTCCGCCGTGAGAAGCACATCCGGCGCCAAAGCGCCGGGCACAAGCACCTGCCCGCCGGTCATGGACGCGACGTCGTTCGCGGAACGATGGGCCGCGCCGGAAGTCCCGTTTCGCGTCACGGCGGAGTCTCGCGACCCGGCATGCGCCAAAGCGAGCTGCGAGGACTGAAACCCACAACCGGTGAGGCCGAACGACAGCGCCAGGATCGTCGCCAGAAAACGCCACGCCCCACTTCTCATGTGCATCCCCCGCCTTCCACACCTGTTCTCCATCTGTACCTTACCTCCTAGGGTATCATAGAAGCGTGAGGAAATGTGCCTCGCGGGAAACCAACGCGACAGGTTTCGTAGGCGCCCATGCGTCCGGTATGATCACAGAACAGAGACCGTTGGAAACGCACAAGCGCGTACCCAGGGAGGAAGTCATGAAGCCGAAGCGTATCCTTGCGTGGGCCGCGATGGTCCTATGGGCCGCTAGCGCGGTGGGCTGCGGGACGCCGCATCTCGCGAAGCCCGCGGCGCCCCCGCGTTCGACCGTGCCCAGCAGTTCGCCGGTCATCATCGCGGAGGCACAGCTCAGTCCTCTTTCCAAGAGCGCGATCAATGTATCGGCGACGCTGGTTGTGAATCGAGAGAATCAGACGCTCACGGTGTCGGTCGACGCCGTGCACCTGGCGCCCAACCGCCGGTACGGCGTGAAGCTCATCGCCACCTCAGGCGCTCCGGGCCCGTCCCGGGCGCTCGGGAC from Alicyclobacillus acidocaldarius subsp. acidocaldarius DSM 446 carries:
- a CDS encoding cytochrome c biogenesis CcdA family protein; amino-acid sequence: MTPTVWISFVAGLVSFFSPCVLPLYPSYLSYLSGVSLRPADEQLLTWQARIRVFSHALFFVLGFSVIFFALGLSASALGRAFIQYRGILRVAGGFLVIGMGLVLAGVVKPSLLMREWKLHGHSRRVSYLGLFLVGLTFAAGWTPCIGPILSSVLVLTATHAALGLPLIAAYVIGFSIPFLAIAGAFASLGRLRGMARYSVWISRVSGYLLVLMGILLVTHGIERVSWAAQMLGKWV
- a CDS encoding TlpA family protein disulfide reductase, with product MRSGAWRFLATILALSFGLTGCGFQSSQLALAHAGSRDSAVTRNGTSGAAHRSANDVASMTGGQVLVPGALAPDVLLTAESSGKRVWLSAYLGKKPVVLNAWASWCPPCHEETPQFVSMYRTYGSEVQFLGVNLTSLDSVPAAEAFVRRYQIPYPVLFDTQGDFDRAYSVIAEPMTYVISKAGKVVSIHVGALSASELRAAVEQALASR